A window of the Lolium perenne isolate Kyuss_39 chromosome 7, Kyuss_2.0, whole genome shotgun sequence genome harbors these coding sequences:
- the LOC127314686 gene encoding probable polyol transporter 6, with translation MGEEEPRKNGSERTNKYAVACSIIGSIISILMGYDTGVMSGAMLFIKEDLKTNDTQVQVLAGILNVCALVGSLTAGRVSDWIGRRRTISLAACIFLAGSILMGLSPNFVTLLTGRCVAGVGVGYALMIAPVYAAEIASAEIRGSLTSLPEICISFGILIGYVANYFLAKLPLVYGWRTMLGLGALPSAVLAIGVLAMPESPRWLVMQGRPEEALLVLRKVCNTAAEADVRLADIENAAGYADGNAPAPGSGGRGVFKEMFLHPTPTVRRILVAAFGIHFFQHLSGIEAVVLYSPRIFKAAGIATRNEILAATIGVGVTKTVFIMTAILLVDRVGRRPLYLSSLAGIVASLSCLGLGLTVIERSAPHHAARWAVALAITTVFTFVASFSIGVGPITWAYSSEVYPLRLRAQGASVGVAINRIMNAGISMTFVTLYKAITIGGAFFLFAGLAVVAAVFFYFCCPETQGRPLEEIEEVFSQGWSSRRRQHPPPSSVELPEPDSKVRP, from the exons ATGGGAGAGGAGGAGCCGAGGAAGAATGGGAGTGAGAGGACGAACAAGTATGCAGTGGCCTGCTCCATCATTGGCTCCATCATCTCCATCCTCATGGGATACG ACACCGGCGTGATGAGCGGCGCCATGCTGTTCATCAAGGAGGACCTCAAGACCAACGACACGCAGGTGCAGGTCCTGGCGGGCATCCTCAACGTCTGCGCGCTCGTCGGCTCCCTCACCGCTGGCCGTGTTTCCGACTGGATCGGCCGTCGCCGCACCATCTCGCTGGCCGCCTGCATCTTCCTCGCCGGCTCGATCCTCATGGGCCTGTCGCCCAACTTCGTCACGCTACTTACAGGGCGCTGCGTCGCCGGCGTCGGCGTGGGATACGCCCTCATGATCGCGCCCGTCTACGCCGCCGAGATCGCGTCGGCCGAGATCCGCGGCTCGCTCACCTCGCTCCCCGAGATCTGCATCAGCTTCGGCATCCTCATCGGCTACGTCGCCAACTACTTCCTCGCCAAGCTGCCGCTGGTCTACGGCTGGCGCACCATGCTGGGGCTCGGCGCGCTCCCCAGTGCCGTGCTCGCCATCGGCGTCCTGGCCATGCCGGAGTCACCCCGCTGGCTAGTCATGCAGGGCCGCCCGGAGGAGGCGCTTCTCGTTCTCCGGAAGGTCTGCAACACGGCCGCTGAGGCAGACGTCCGGCTCGCGGACATCGAGAACGCCGCTGGGTACGCCGACGGCAACGCCCCGGCGCCCGGCAGCGGCGGCAGAGGCGTGTTCAAGGAGATGTTCCTGCATCCAACGCCGACCGTGCGTCGCATCCTCGTGGCCGCCTTCGGCATCCACTTCTTCCAGCACCTGTCGGGTATCGAGGCCGTGGTGCTCTACAGCCCGCGGATATTCAAGGCCGCCGGCATAGCCACCCGCAACGAGATCCTCGCGGCCACCATCGGCGTGGGCGTCACCAAGACGGTCTTCATCATGACGGCCATCCTGCTCGTCGACCGCGTCGGCCGACGCCCGCTCTACCTCTCCAGCCTGGCCGGCATCGTCGCCTCGCTCTCCTGCCTCGGCCTGGGCCTCACCGTCATCGAGCGCTCGGCGCCGCATCACGCCGCGCGCTGGGCCGTCGCGCTCGCCATCACCACGGTCTTCACCTTCGTCGCCTCCTTCTCCATCGGCGTGGGGCCCATCACCTGGGCCTACAGCTCTGAGGTTTACCCGCTGCGGCTGCGCGCGCAGGGCGCAAGCGTCGGCGTCGCCATCAACCGCATAATGAACGCCGGCATTTCCATGACTTTCGTCACGCTCTACAAGGCCATCACCATCGGCGGcgccttcttcctcttcgcggggctggccgtcgtcgccgccgtcttcttctacttctgctgcccggagACGCAAGGCAGGCCCCTCGAGGAGATCGAGGAGGTGTTCAGCCAAGGTTGGAGCTCGCGACGGCGGCAGCACCCGCCGCCATCGTCCGTGGAGCTGCCCGAGCCCGACAGCAAAGTTCGGCCGTGA
- the LOC127314687 gene encoding DNA repair protein RAD5B — protein MTCDDGDWQESPDQAVLFAAEIAAVRAVLGARLPAADVLAALARCGGNAERAINALLDGDAVADPSDDGDADRAIDAFLDAELARVKAERDVVATTPTPAPTPPVKLKAKAVQDANKQRPDGPPRAKGAPLLPPPRRVKDEDEDEVTSRLRPAGDCGISLVPRAARMDIDDDDVHITDAPAAPPRPKKRVREEDAADLTATHPLPYLNPRPIRAIPPQEAAQMYRPPAPPAPAPRRAKAIAPPPSSEWKMVVAPPEAEFGDFPPESDWFLVDKSYVTGLSTHSGRRALDAGEIVHFAFPSYGRVHGGVKVSVKKAAALAQIVRFSTKRAGEVGKLSPEWTKCLVPLVNSSKVKIQGKIVFPTVELRLMQDVLLYVSFYIHKSVFTEGDNSSLSQLAPANVDYSDNPLHALFKLLKLRESIKADFILDELTRKRPWNLRGDANGDDESTPIVGLETHRTAGQTFPEQGADEQAISEAALNKIIGTAETYDLKEAEPPHTLVSVLKPYQKEALFWMSELEKGRLDDEAKKTIDPCFSAYSIADKRAPAVYINVFSGEATTKFPSLSRTTRGGILADAMGLGKTVMTIALILSDPRGEHSNYIERDTRPVSGRGTRTSASTPSIRGGTLIVCPMALLGQWKDELEAHSAPDALSVCVYYGGNRNSDLRLMAEHSVVLTTYGVLQAAHKADGSSVFHMIDWHRVVLDEAHMIKSPKTKAAQAAYLLSSQCRWCLTGTPLQNNLEDLYSLLCFLHVEPWCNANWWQKLIQRPYENGDERGLKLVKAILRPLMLRRTKETKDKMGNPILVLPPAHIEVVECEQTVEERDFYEALFRRSKVQFDKFVAQGNVLSNYANILELLLRLRQCCDHPFLVISKADTKKYTDLDELAQRFLEGVQSDPGRLAIVPSRAYVEEVVEEIRQGATAECPICLESTSDDPVLTPCAHRMCRECLLSSWTMPAGGPCPLCRSPITKADLINLPGQCRYEVDAKNNWKDSCKVAKLIMTLEDLGKKREKSIVFSQFTSFFDLLEIPLEQKGIKFLRFDGKLSQKHREKVLKEFSESQDKLVLLMSLKAGGVGLNLTAASNVFLMDPWWNPAVEEQAIMRIHRIGQKSAVQVRRFIVKDTVEERMQQVQARKQRMISGALTDEEVRSSRIEQLKMLFK, from the exons ATGACCTGCGACGACGGCGACTGGCAGGAGTCCCCCGACCAGGCCGTCCTCTTCGCCGCTGAGATCGCCGCCGTCCGCGCGGTGCTGGGCGCGCGCCTCCCGGCCGCCGACGTCCTCGCCGCGCTCGCCCGCTGCGGCGGCAACGCCGAGCGCGCCATCAACGCCCTTCTCGACGGCGACGCCGTCGCCGACCCCTCCGACGACGGAGACGCCGACCGCGCCATCGACGCGTTCCTCGACGCCGAGCTAGCCCGCGTCAAGGCGGAGCGCGACGTCGTCGCCACCACCCCGACACCGGCGCCGACGCCTCCAGTGAAGTTGAAGGCCAAGGCCGTCCAGGATGCCAACAAGCAGCGCCCCGACGGCCCGCCACGCGCTAAAGGAGCGCCTTtgctgccgccgccgcgccgtgtcaaggatgaggacgaggacgaggttacCAGTCGCCTTCGCCCCGCCGGCGACTGCGGCATAAGCCTCGTGCCGCGGGCCGCGAGGATGGacatcgacgacgacgacgtgcaCATCACCGACGCGCCGGCCGCGCCGCCGAGGCCGAAGAAGCGGGTGCGGGAGGAGGACGCGGCCGACCTCACGGCCACGCACCCGCTGCCGTACCTCAACCCGCGGCCCATCCGGGCCATCCCGCCGCAGGAGGCCGCGCAGATGTACCGCccgccggcgccgccggcgccggcgccgcggcGGGCGAAGGCCATCGCGCCCCCGCCGTCGAGCGAGTGGAAGATGGTCGTGGCGCCGCCGGAGGCGGAGTTCGGCGACTTCCCGCCGGAGAGCGACTGGTTCCTCGTCGACAAGTCATACGTCACTGGCCTCTCCACGCACAGCGGGAGGAGGGCGTTGGACGCCGGCGAGATCGTCCACTTCGCCTTCCCGTCCTACGGCCGCGTCCATGGCGGTGTCAAGGTGTCCGTCAAGAAGGCGGCCGCACTGGCGCAGATTGTTCGTTTCTCCACCAAGCGCGCTGGAGAG GTTGGGAAGCTGTCGCCAGAGTGGACAAAGTGTCTCGTCCCACTGGTGAACTCTTCCAAGGTCAAGATCCAGGGAAAGATCGTGTTTCCGACCGTGGAACTGAGGCTCATGCAGGATGTTTTGCTCTATGTCAG CTTCTACATCCATAAGTCCGTGTTCACCGAAGGGGACAACTCGTCCTTAAGCCAGCTTGCTCCTGCGAATGTTGATTATTCAGATAACCCTCTCCATGCCCTCTTCAAATTACTCAAGCTAAGGGAATCTATCAAG GCTGATTTCATTCttgatgagctaacaagaaagcggCCATGGAATCTGAGG GGTGATGCTAATGGAGATGATGAATCCACTCCTATTGTTGGACTTGAAACACATCGCACAGCTGGCCAAACTTTTCCGGAGCAAGGTGCTGATGAGCAGGCCATTTCGGAAGCAGCTTTGAACAAAATTATTGGCACAGCTGAAACATATGACTTGAAG GAAGCAGAGCCACCACATACTCTTGTTTCAGTTCTCAAACCTTACCAGAAAGAGGCTCTCTTCTGGATGTCTGAATTGGAGAAGGGACGCCTTGATGATGAAGCAAAAAAAACTATTGATCCCTGTTTTAGCGCCTACAGTATTGCTGACAA GAGGGCTCCTGCAGTGTACATTAATGTTTTCTCTGGTGAAGCGACAACCAAGTTTCCAAGTTTAAGTCGGACTACACGAGGAGGG ATACTGGCAGACGCAATGGGTCTTGGCAAAACTGTCATGACTATTGCCCTGATACTCTCAGATCCAAGGGGCGAGCATTCCAATTACATAGAAAGGGATACTAGACCTGTAAGTGGCCGTGGTACCAGAACAAGTGCTTCGACCCCCTCTATAAGAGGCGGCACCCTTATTGTATGCCCAATGGCATTACTGGGTCAATGGAAG GATGAATTGGAGGCACATTCAGCACCAGATGCTCTTTCTGTGTGTGTATACTATGGTGGCAATAGAAATAGTGACCTCAGATTGATGGCTGAGCATAGCGTAGTCCTAACAACCTACGGTGTTCTTCAAGCAGCTCATAAAGCT GATGGCAGCAGTGTCTTTCACATGATAGATtggcatagagttgtgcttgatgAAGCGCATATGATCAAATCTCCAAAAACCAAAGCAGCCCAAGCGGCATACTTATTATCCTCGCAGTGCAGATGGTGCCTTACTGGCACACCATTGCAG AATAATTTGGAAGACCTTTACAGTCTTCTTTGCTTCCTACATGTCGAGCCATGGTGTAATGCAAATTG GTGGCAGAAACTGATTCAGAGACCTTATGAGAATGGCGACGAGAGGGGACTGAAACTTGTCAAAGCTATTCTTAGGCCGCTCATGCTGAGGAGGACCAAGGAAACAAAGGACAAGATGGGAAA TCCCATATTGGTGCTCCCACCGGCTCATATTGAGGTTGTGGAATGTGAACAAACTGTTGAGGAACGTGATTTTTATGAAGCGCTTTTCAGGAGATCAAAG GTTCAATTTGATAAGTTTGTCGCACAAGGCAATGTTCTTAGTAACTATGCTAATATTCTTGAGCTGCTTCTTCGGCTAAGGCAGTGCTGTGATCACCCTTTCCTAGTCATCAG CAAAGCTGATACCAAGAAGTACACAGACCTTGATGAGCTAGCACAACGGTTCCTTGAAGGGGTACAGAGTGATCCAGGACGGCTTGCCATAGTACCCTCACGGGCATATGTAGAGGAGGTTGTTGAAGAAATCCGCCAGGGTGCGACTGCTGAGTGCCCTATCTGCCTCGAGTCAACTTCTGATGATCCCGTGCTCACGCCTTGCGCACACCGGATGTGCCGTGAGTGCCTTCTTTCTAGCTGGACGATGCCAGCTGGGGGCCCGTGCCCGCTGTGCCGGAGCCCCATCACAAAGGCTGATCTGATCAATCTGCCTGGCCAGTGCCGCTACGAGGTTGATGCCAAGAACAACTGGAAGGATTCGTGCAAGGTGGCGAAGCTCATCATGACCCTGGAGGACCTTGGGAAGAAGAGGGAGAAGAGCATTGTGTTCAGCCAGTTCACTTCCTTCTTTGATCTCCTGGAGATCCCCTTGGAGCAGAAAGGGATCAAGTTCTTGAGGTTTGATGGGAAGCTAAGCCAGAAGCACAGGGAGAAAGTTCTCAAGGAGTTCAGTGAAAGCCAGGACAAGCTG GTGCTACTGATGTCACTCAAAGCTGGAGGAGTAGGCCTGAATCTAACTGCTGCCTCCAATGTCTTTCTCATG GATCCGTGGTGGAATCCTGCAGTGGAGGAGCAGGCTATCATGCGGATCCACCGCATCGGGCAGAAGAGTGCGGTCCAAGTCAGGCGATTCATCGTCAAG GATACTGTGGAGGAGCGGATGCAGCAAGTGCAGGCGCGCAAGCAGCGGATGATCTCTGGGGCGCTGACGGACGAGGAGGTTCGCAGCTCTCGCATCGAGCAGCTCAAGATGCTCTTCAAATGA